One Candidatus Korarchaeum sp. DNA segment encodes these proteins:
- a CDS encoding carboxypeptidase M32, with amino-acid sequence MLFVSPEVKELLKRYRSVWSLEYALSLLGWDMETYMPPRASAERGEVRALLEAQIQGVYTHPEFIGLVESAKPQNEFEEGLIRVLRRRIKYYTKLPREFIEEEERTVTQAFQDWREARAKSDFSVFKPVLGRIVELQRRKAEYLGYEDHPYDALLDLYEEGLTLRKCERIFSVMSEISALFRRLKERYPEKHPIEDIKYDEAFLRRLIDHVLTHLGFDHSRARVDTSPHPFTVNMGLYDVRITVRYEGRDFKRALMAAVHEFGHASYEMNIDEGLRATPLQRGASLSFHESQSRFWENVVGRSRAFVMRFYDAMKLAVPELRSYSEEDIYTYLTIVRPELIRVEADEVQYPLHIGLRFELERRLLEGDVSVEELPEAWNEKMEELIGILPPNDSLGVLQDIHWAHATIGYFPTYAIGSMIASQLYYRLGLREPVEEGRYDELMAILKEKVHRHGSVYHPEELLRRATGEQLNPDHFLRYLREKYSDR; translated from the coding sequence ATGCTGTTCGTATCACCTGAGGTAAAGGAGCTCCTGAAGAGGTACAGGAGCGTTTGGTCACTTGAATACGCGCTCTCGCTCCTGGGATGGGACATGGAGACCTACATGCCCCCTAGAGCATCGGCTGAGAGGGGTGAGGTGAGGGCCCTCCTGGAGGCCCAGATACAGGGTGTTTACACGCATCCGGAGTTCATAGGACTCGTTGAGAGTGCTAAGCCGCAGAACGAATTCGAGGAAGGCTTGATAAGGGTTCTTAGGAGGAGGATAAAGTATTACACGAAGCTACCTAGGGAGTTCATAGAGGAGGAGGAGAGGACGGTAACTCAGGCCTTCCAGGACTGGAGGGAAGCCAGAGCTAAGTCGGACTTCTCCGTATTCAAGCCGGTACTGGGGAGGATAGTCGAGCTTCAGAGGAGGAAGGCCGAGTACCTTGGGTACGAGGATCACCCCTACGATGCCCTTCTCGATCTATATGAGGAGGGACTCACGCTGAGGAAGTGCGAGAGGATATTCAGTGTAATGAGCGAGATCTCAGCTCTCTTCAGGAGGCTGAAGGAGAGGTACCCTGAGAAGCACCCCATAGAGGATATAAAGTACGATGAGGCCTTCCTCCGCAGGTTAATTGATCACGTGCTGACGCACCTGGGCTTCGATCACTCGAGGGCCAGGGTAGACACCTCCCCTCACCCCTTCACCGTCAACATGGGTCTCTACGACGTCAGGATCACGGTGAGATACGAGGGGAGGGACTTCAAGAGGGCCCTGATGGCGGCCGTGCATGAGTTCGGTCATGCTAGCTACGAGATGAACATAGATGAGGGGCTCAGAGCTACCCCATTGCAGAGAGGAGCCTCATTGAGTTTTCATGAGTCCCAATCCAGGTTCTGGGAGAACGTAGTCGGGAGATCGCGAGCCTTCGTCATGAGGTTCTACGATGCGATGAAGCTAGCTGTTCCCGAGCTCAGGAGCTATAGCGAGGAAGATATCTACACTTACTTAACGATCGTGAGGCCTGAGCTCATAAGGGTTGAAGCGGATGAGGTCCAGTACCCCCTCCACATAGGCCTCAGGTTCGAGCTCGAGAGGAGGCTCTTAGAGGGGGACGTGAGCGTTGAGGAGCTTCCAGAAGCATGGAACGAGAAGATGGAGGAACTGATAGGTATATTACCTCCTAATGACAGCTTGGGGGTACTTCAGGACATCCATTGGGCTCACGCTACGATAGGTTACTTCCCTACGTACGCGATAGGGAGCATGATAGCCTCGCAACTATACTACAGGCTCGGCCTGAGGGAACCCGTGGAGGAGGGTAGGTATGACGAGCTGATGGCGATACTCAAGGAGAAGGTGCATAGGCACGGTTCCGTCTACCACCCCGAGGAGCTGCTCAGGAGGGCGACTGGGGAGCAGTTGAACCCGGATCACTTCCTGAGGTACCTGAGGGAGAAGTACAGTGACCGTTGA
- a CDS encoding radical SAM protein, translating into MRILRPFDPWRSELCTCPRKYSLHPYTGCTHSCLYCYATSYVGRRPSSPKRGFLSMLRRDLLEADPRIPVELSTSSDPYTPEELSLGITRASLALLNSRGFRVLITTKGTGFPLDEGLYDSVMVTVTTLDKRLSSKLEPFAPGPSRRIDSLAEVSVRKGVRVDPIIPGLNDDPDDIRSLLREVRDAGAEHVTFSTYKAKPDSLRRLIDAFPEEARNLRELYLREGVPVRGYRYLRAGLRYRILSKVVDEALKLGMTASVCREGFPELMRAESCDGTHLMSSQKSRKISG; encoded by the coding sequence ATGAGGATACTCAGGCCATTCGACCCTTGGAGGTCTGAGCTCTGCACTTGCCCTAGGAAGTACTCTCTGCACCCTTACACGGGCTGCACGCACTCCTGCCTCTACTGCTACGCTACCTCCTACGTGGGTAGGAGGCCCAGCTCACCCAAGAGGGGGTTCCTGAGCATGCTCAGGAGGGACCTCTTGGAAGCCGATCCGAGGATCCCTGTTGAGCTCTCAACCAGTAGCGACCCCTACACCCCCGAGGAGCTCTCCTTGGGGATCACCAGAGCCTCCCTTGCCCTTCTGAATTCCAGGGGGTTCAGGGTACTCATCACCACCAAGGGGACGGGGTTCCCCCTGGATGAAGGGCTTTACGATAGCGTGATGGTGACTGTGACCACTTTGGATAAGCGCCTCTCCTCGAAGCTGGAGCCTTTCGCACCCGGCCCCTCCAGGAGGATCGACTCATTGGCTGAGGTGAGCGTGAGGAAGGGCGTGAGGGTGGATCCCATAATACCCGGGTTGAACGATGATCCCGATGATATCAGATCCCTCCTGAGGGAGGTGAGGGATGCTGGGGCTGAGCACGTGACCTTCTCCACATATAAAGCGAAGCCCGATAGCCTGAGGAGGTTAATCGATGCCTTCCCTGAGGAAGCCCGTAACCTGAGGGAGCTTTACCTGAGGGAAGGTGTTCCCGTGAGGGGATATCGGTACTTAAGGGCTGGCCTGAGGTATAGGATCCTCAGTAAGGTTGTTGATGAAGCTCTGAAGCTAGGAATGACAGCTTCTGTCTGCAGGGAGGGGTTTCCAGAACTAATGAGGGCTGAATCCTGCGATGGAACTCACTTGATGTCTTCGCAGAAGTCCAGAAAGATTAGTGGATAG
- a CDS encoding phospholipase D family protein — MNKLAASSLFLILLAALLIASLSIPRSPEAKVGSQCPRVEALFCPEDECSKAVISLFDRANETIDVAVYSFTHPDIADALIRAKERGVRVRVILEGEQVTSYSQYGKLKSAGIDVILDKNEYLMHNKFAVVDGKVVATGSFNYTVAADRRNDENLVMILDEGTAGEFEKEFEEMWRGVYGG, encoded by the coding sequence ATGAATAAGCTAGCCGCAAGCTCGCTCTTCCTGATACTCCTGGCGGCCCTCCTCATAGCTAGCTTAAGCATACCCAGATCCCCTGAGGCCAAGGTGGGTTCACAGTGCCCGAGGGTAGAGGCCCTCTTCTGCCCGGAGGATGAGTGCAGTAAAGCTGTCATCTCCCTATTCGATAGGGCCAATGAAACGATAGATGTGGCCGTGTACTCCTTCACTCACCCTGATATAGCTGACGCGCTCATCAGAGCTAAGGAGAGAGGGGTTAGAGTGAGGGTCATATTGGAGGGCGAGCAGGTGACGAGCTATTCCCAGTACGGAAAGCTTAAGTCGGCTGGGATAGATGTGATCTTAGATAAGAATGAGTACCTGATGCACAACAAGTTCGCGGTAGTCGATGGTAAGGTAGTCGCCACGGGCAGCTTCAACTACACCGTAGCCGCGGATAGGAGGAATGATGAGAACCTGGTGATGATACTCGACGAGGGTACCGCTGGGGAGTTCGAGAAGGAGTTCGAGGAGATGTGGAGAGGAGTTTACGGGGGATGA
- a CDS encoding hydantoinase B/oxoprolinase family protein — MGVDPFTLEIIKNGLIVANDEMFYAFGRTAKSPVIYEVLDYAVALADSKGELIALAPGVPGFSGVLDFVAREVLEKFGSDIKDGDIFISNVPYHSGTHLNDVTLSMPIFYRDKLLGFAINKGHWSEVGGMHFGSWTSDSTEIFQEGTQFPCVKLFVEGKPNRDVIDIIRYNSRLPEFTIGDMEAQAASLKVAARRVISLIEKYGLDAVQLAMEKILSDGERYAKIKLRELPKGEFEAEDYIDDDGITDNPLYVRVKVKITDDEMVVDFTGSAEQAKGSINSSYPATVSGVRETYMAVTDPHAMPNGGYFKPLKVIAPEGTVFNPRRPAPTSTFWEAMSYTTDLVWKALAPHVPEKLSAGHFLSILATILGGVDDRTGEPFAIVEPQAGGWGASYNSDGESALVACGDGETYIASAEVYERRMPILVERYCLNTEDGTGHGKFRGGFGIIRNYMVLCSEASFTVSIGRSKFPPWGVDGGCQGTPNYCIVYKHNEEPKRVRKVAALRLVKGEMVSLRSAGGGGWGSPLDRDPKLVQWDVKNDYITVETARNVYGVVVDPKTLEIDMEATKKLREEIKRRGVSCR; from the coding sequence ATGGGAGTGGATCCTTTCACTCTCGAGATAATAAAGAACGGTCTTATTGTAGCGAACGATGAGATGTTCTATGCCTTCGGGAGGACCGCTAAGAGCCCAGTGATATACGAGGTCTTAGACTACGCAGTAGCTCTAGCTGACAGTAAGGGAGAGCTGATAGCCCTAGCTCCAGGAGTACCCGGTTTCTCAGGAGTCCTCGACTTCGTCGCTAGGGAGGTACTCGAGAAGTTCGGAAGCGACATAAAGGACGGCGATATATTCATAAGCAACGTCCCCTATCACTCCGGAACTCATTTGAATGACGTCACTCTCTCCATGCCAATATTCTACAGGGATAAGCTATTGGGATTCGCTATAAATAAGGGGCACTGGAGCGAGGTAGGAGGGATGCACTTCGGTAGCTGGACCTCCGACTCCACGGAGATATTTCAAGAGGGAACTCAGTTCCCCTGCGTCAAGCTCTTCGTCGAGGGGAAGCCCAACAGGGATGTCATAGATATCATAAGGTACAACTCGAGGCTACCTGAGTTCACGATAGGGGATATGGAGGCTCAAGCAGCATCGCTTAAAGTCGCTGCTAGGAGGGTGATCTCACTGATAGAGAAGTACGGGCTGGATGCTGTTCAACTGGCCATGGAGAAGATACTGTCTGACGGTGAGAGGTATGCTAAGATCAAGTTAAGGGAACTTCCTAAGGGAGAGTTCGAAGCCGAGGATTACATAGACGATGACGGGATAACCGATAACCCCCTCTACGTTAGGGTCAAGGTTAAGATAACGGACGATGAGATGGTAGTGGACTTCACCGGGAGCGCTGAGCAAGCCAAGGGTTCGATAAACTCATCGTACCCGGCCACCGTGTCAGGAGTGAGGGAGACCTACATGGCCGTGACCGATCCCCACGCGATGCCCAATGGAGGTTACTTCAAGCCCCTCAAGGTGATAGCCCCTGAGGGTACCGTCTTCAACCCGAGAAGGCCTGCTCCGACATCTACATTCTGGGAGGCGATGTCCTACACTACGGATCTAGTATGGAAGGCTCTAGCACCTCACGTACCCGAGAAGCTGAGTGCAGGTCACTTCCTCTCGATATTAGCAACGATACTGGGCGGGGTGGATGACAGGACGGGTGAGCCCTTCGCTATAGTCGAGCCACAGGCCGGAGGTTGGGGTGCTTCCTACAACTCCGATGGAGAGAGCGCTTTAGTTGCCTGTGGAGATGGGGAGACTTACATCGCTTCAGCTGAGGTTTACGAGAGGAGAATGCCGATCCTAGTCGAGAGATATTGCCTTAATACTGAGGACGGTACAGGGCACGGTAAGTTCAGGGGAGGATTCGGGATAATAAGGAACTACATGGTGCTATGCAGCGAAGCCTCCTTCACCGTCTCAATAGGGAGGTCGAAGTTCCCACCCTGGGGAGTTGATGGAGGGTGCCAAGGTACGCCGAACTACTGTATAGTGTACAAGCACAATGAGGAGCCCAAGAGGGTCAGAAAGGTCGCTGCCTTAAGGTTAGTCAAGGGGGAGATGGTGAGCTTGAGGAGCGCTGGGGGCGGGGGATGGGGATCCCCGCTGGATAGGGATCCCAAGCTCGTGCAGTGGGATGTTAAGAACGATTACATAACGGTTGAAACTGCGAGGAACGTGTACGGTGTTGTTGTAGACCCGAAGACGCTGGAAATTGATATGGAAGCCACTAAGAAGCTGAGGGAGGAGATTAAGAGAAGAGGGGTAAGCTGTCGATAA
- a CDS encoding hydantoinase/oxoprolinase family protein has product MPLRIGIDIGGAFTDLVSYSDETGEMTWVKVETTPADPSVGVLNSIKKSGISMKDASVIVHGQTLVINTIITRSGAKVGLITTKGYRDNLEIQRSNRRDMYNFRYKKPEPFVPRYLRLEVDERVMADGSILKELNEDQVRQVTRRLLEEGVESICISFINSYTNPEHEIRAGKIVGEIANGVPITLSHEITREWREYERTSTAVLNSYVMPKMQKYLGKLRSSISAMGFSGTYFAMLSSGGMATFDYAERYPIYTIESGPVAGVIGAMAVGEALGERNIIALDGGSTTTKASLVENMNPRISAEYHVERDRFRSGYPVMVPVLETVEVGNGGTSEAWIDDVGNLRVGPKAVGADPGPACYGRGGNVPTVTDAYVVNGFLNPRYLLGGELPIYRDLGEKVIKEKIAKHFNVSVEQASEGIIKLANDNAAHAIRLVSVQRGYDPRDFTLIAYGGSGPMFAPFIAEELEIKKIVVPAIPPGVFSAWGMLLTDIKHDVRYTYIVRLDLPDATSRVNSIYEELERKVREVFASEGFSPTEVLIERYADMRYYGQEHTVRVPVMGGRIGSAEVEELKERFHSSHDREYSFRLDSSPVEIVNFHVTGVIPVKKIKLTEVPERNNSLDKAVKEERDVFLNGSFSKLKIYDRDLLPRDKTIRGPSIVEGTTSTAIILEGQEAHVDKYGNLVIFVK; this is encoded by the coding sequence ATCCCTCTTAGAATAGGAATAGACATCGGAGGAGCGTTCACGGACCTCGTTTCCTATAGTGATGAGACGGGAGAAATGACTTGGGTGAAGGTGGAGACCACCCCTGCGGATCCCTCCGTAGGTGTGCTCAACTCAATCAAGAAAAGCGGTATCTCAATGAAGGACGCTAGCGTAATAGTTCACGGTCAGACCCTCGTTATAAACACGATAATAACGAGGAGCGGGGCTAAGGTCGGCTTGATAACAACTAAGGGATACAGGGATAACTTAGAGATACAGAGATCGAACAGGAGGGATATGTACAACTTCAGGTACAAGAAGCCCGAACCGTTCGTTCCCAGATACCTGAGGCTAGAGGTGGATGAGAGAGTAATGGCCGATGGCTCGATACTCAAGGAGCTGAATGAGGATCAGGTGAGACAGGTCACGAGGAGGCTCCTGGAGGAGGGCGTTGAATCCATCTGCATCAGCTTCATAAACAGCTACACTAATCCGGAGCACGAGATAAGAGCTGGCAAGATAGTTGGCGAGATCGCTAACGGTGTGCCCATAACCTTATCGCACGAGATAACTAGGGAGTGGAGGGAGTACGAGAGGACCAGCACGGCTGTATTGAACAGTTACGTCATGCCTAAGATGCAGAAGTACTTAGGGAAGCTTAGAAGCAGTATCTCAGCGATGGGATTCTCGGGGACTTACTTCGCCATGCTATCGAGCGGCGGGATGGCTACATTCGATTACGCCGAGAGGTACCCCATCTACACGATAGAGTCAGGGCCCGTAGCTGGGGTCATAGGTGCCATGGCCGTAGGTGAGGCTTTAGGGGAGAGGAACATAATAGCTCTAGACGGTGGTAGCACCACCACTAAGGCTAGCTTAGTGGAGAACATGAACCCGAGGATAAGCGCTGAGTACCACGTTGAGAGGGACAGGTTCAGATCGGGCTATCCCGTCATGGTACCGGTGTTGGAGACCGTTGAGGTCGGTAACGGAGGGACGAGTGAAGCTTGGATAGACGACGTGGGTAATCTCAGGGTCGGACCGAAGGCCGTAGGCGCTGATCCAGGTCCCGCGTGTTACGGGAGGGGAGGCAACGTACCCACTGTGACGGATGCTTACGTCGTTAACGGATTCCTGAACCCCAGGTACCTGCTCGGAGGGGAGCTGCCCATCTACAGGGACCTAGGTGAGAAGGTGATCAAGGAGAAGATTGCGAAGCACTTCAATGTAAGCGTTGAGCAGGCTTCGGAGGGGATCATAAAGTTAGCGAATGATAACGCTGCTCATGCGATAAGGCTGGTATCCGTTCAGAGGGGATACGACCCTAGGGACTTCACCTTAATCGCTTACGGAGGCTCCGGGCCGATGTTCGCTCCCTTCATAGCTGAGGAACTCGAGATCAAGAAGATAGTAGTGCCTGCGATACCACCTGGGGTGTTCTCAGCTTGGGGGATGCTGTTAACAGACATAAAGCACGATGTGAGGTACACCTACATAGTCAGGCTGGATCTCCCCGATGCCACATCCAGGGTCAACTCGATATATGAGGAGCTGGAGAGGAAGGTCAGGGAGGTCTTCGCCTCCGAGGGGTTCAGCCCAACCGAGGTGCTGATAGAGAGGTACGCTGACATGAGGTACTACGGCCAGGAGCACACCGTTAGGGTGCCAGTGATGGGAGGGAGGATAGGTAGTGCCGAGGTGGAGGAGCTCAAGGAGAGGTTCCATTCCAGTCACGATAGGGAGTACAGCTTCAGGCTCGATTCGAGCCCCGTCGAGATAGTCAACTTCCACGTAACTGGGGTCATACCGGTGAAGAAGATAAAGCTCACTGAGGTTCCGGAGAGGAACAACTCCTTGGATAAAGCTGTCAAGGAGGAGAGGGATGTTTTTCTGAACGGTAGCTTCTCCAAGCTCAAGATATACGATAGGGACTTGCTCCCCAGGGATAAGACGATAAGAGGACCCTCCATAGTGGAGGGGACGACCTCCACAGCGATAATACTGGAGGGACAGGAGGCTCACGTCGATAAGTATGGGAATTTGGTTATCTTCGTTAAATAG
- a CDS encoding aspartate/glutamate racemase family protein: MPGRKILFLNPIGTPVFDDMMMSYLNEHKDIETEVDVISLPNGPHHLEYYSYDSLVSPYILREVVKAERSGYDAFIIGCFYDPALIEAREVSNIVVAGPAESSLFIASLLGGKFSIVVGRRKWIPLMEENVVRYGLRGRLVSLEPIGLGVHDLHKDESETKARTIQAAKRAIEKGAEVIILGCTVFLGFYRELQSEIGVPVVDPVVASLKVAELKVDLKRRCGWSYSRVGLYEMPPRSEIEGWGLFG, encoded by the coding sequence ATGCCGGGAAGGAAGATCTTATTTTTGAATCCGATAGGTACACCTGTCTTCGATGACATGATGATGAGCTACCTAAACGAGCATAAGGATATTGAAACTGAGGTTGATGTTATTTCGCTTCCCAACGGCCCTCACCACCTGGAGTATTATTCCTACGACTCCCTAGTCTCCCCTTATATCCTGAGGGAGGTCGTTAAAGCTGAGAGAAGTGGTTACGATGCTTTCATAATAGGCTGCTTCTACGACCCAGCCCTCATAGAGGCGAGGGAGGTAAGCAACATCGTCGTCGCAGGCCCAGCTGAATCCTCCCTCTTTATAGCTAGCCTCCTGGGTGGTAAGTTCTCCATAGTGGTGGGGAGGAGGAAGTGGATCCCCCTAATGGAGGAGAACGTGGTGAGGTATGGGTTGAGAGGCAGGCTCGTCTCCCTCGAGCCGATAGGGTTAGGGGTGCATGACCTCCATAAGGATGAGAGCGAGACGAAGGCTAGAACTATTCAGGCAGCGAAAAGGGCTATCGAAAAGGGAGCCGAGGTCATAATATTGGGTTGCACTGTGTTCCTTGGGTTTTACAGGGAGCTACAGTCAGAGATCGGAGTACCCGTGGTGGATCCGGTCGTAGCCTCGTTGAAGGTAGCTGAACTGAAGGTCGACTTGAAGAGAAGGTGCGGCTGGTCTTACAGTAGAGTAGGGCTTTACGAGATGCCACCTCGTTCTGAGATCGAGGGATGGGGATTATTCGGGTAG
- a CDS encoding ABC transporter permease, which translates to MRLSVYILKRAIYSIFTLLGLSIIVFTLARVLPGDPARMAAGSRAPDWVVEQLRHQLNLDKPLYYQYFYWLSDLLRGDLGYSIVSRRSVTNDAIEYLPATLELVIAAAIFNVVGALILGSLAGKYANRLVDNIIRVFSYIAISIPSFVWAIILQLVLGWWLHIFPTQGRITEGITVPRATGFYLIDSLLCGNLSAFLDTIWHLVLPAFALSIGGMAQDARIIRAGMVDNVEKDYILLMRSKGVPERLISFKYLLKPSIIPAVTVMGMDIAALLGNAFLVEIIYNWPGFSRYGIVAMLNKDLNAIVAIVLVIGLVFAVANIIVDVIVSYLDPRIRLLEKGE; encoded by the coding sequence TTGAGATTGTCCGTTTACATCCTGAAGAGGGCTATCTACTCAATATTTACGCTCTTAGGCCTCTCAATAATCGTTTTCACCCTCGCGAGGGTTTTACCCGGGGATCCGGCTAGGATGGCGGCTGGTTCGAGAGCTCCTGACTGGGTGGTTGAGCAGCTCAGGCACCAGCTAAATCTGGATAAACCTTTGTACTATCAGTACTTCTACTGGCTCTCGGATCTCCTGAGAGGTGATTTGGGGTACTCGATCGTGAGCAGGAGGAGCGTGACTAACGATGCGATAGAGTATCTTCCAGCTACCCTAGAGCTAGTTATAGCAGCAGCGATATTCAATGTAGTAGGAGCACTGATCTTGGGGAGCCTAGCGGGGAAGTACGCTAACAGGCTTGTCGATAACATCATAAGGGTTTTCTCCTACATCGCGATATCGATACCATCATTCGTCTGGGCGATCATACTCCAGCTAGTCCTAGGATGGTGGTTACACATCTTCCCGACTCAGGGGAGGATAACCGAGGGGATAACCGTACCTAGAGCTACTGGGTTTTACTTAATAGACTCCTTGCTGTGCGGTAACTTGAGTGCGTTCCTCGACACGATCTGGCACTTAGTACTACCAGCCTTCGCTCTCTCGATAGGAGGGATGGCGCAGGACGCTAGGATAATAAGAGCCGGGATGGTCGATAACGTTGAGAAGGACTACATACTTCTGATGAGATCGAAGGGCGTTCCTGAGAGATTGATCTCCTTCAAATACTTACTTAAACCCTCCATAATCCCTGCTGTTACCGTGATGGGGATGGATATAGCGGCGCTACTCGGGAACGCCTTCCTAGTTGAGATAATCTACAACTGGCCGGGCTTCTCGAGGTACGGGATAGTCGCTATGCTGAACAAGGATCTGAACGCCATAGTAGCGATAGTCCTGGTGATAGGGCTCGTTTTCGCTGTCGCTAATATAATAGTGGATGTGATAGTCAGCTACTTGGATCCGAGGATAAGGTTGCTTGAGAAGGGTGAGTGA
- a CDS encoding ABC transporter permease gives MAKLSLIVIDKESPRWRSFRRSWYKFRRNPLSIVGLAIVLITIIVALLPEYLAPYPEHAGYYINFKEAKQPPSLKHVFGTDEYGRDILSRVMFGFRFSMMLAVVVLTLTAPTGILLGLIAGYHEKTWVDNLIMRVADMFIAVPPLVLALSICSILPPNIINAMMAVSLMWWPWYTRLVYNTTVSLKNEYFVQAAEIMGASKLHIMFREILPNALGPILTKLTLDVGWVILIGASLSFVGLGAQPPTPDLGTMVSDGSKYLPQFWWISIFPALAISFIILGFNLLGDGIKDALSGG, from the coding sequence ATGGCTAAGCTATCGCTCATCGTTATAGATAAGGAGTCCCCCAGGTGGAGGTCATTCAGGAGATCCTGGTATAAGTTCAGGAGAAACCCGCTCTCAATAGTGGGGCTTGCTATAGTCCTGATAACGATAATAGTAGCGCTGCTCCCGGAGTACCTAGCCCCATACCCTGAGCACGCTGGCTACTACATAAACTTCAAGGAAGCAAAGCAGCCACCGAGCCTTAAGCACGTATTCGGGACTGATGAGTACGGTAGGGATATCTTAAGCAGGGTCATGTTCGGCTTCAGGTTCTCGATGATGTTAGCTGTAGTGGTGCTCACCCTGACAGCTCCTACTGGTATATTGCTCGGTCTAATAGCTGGTTATCATGAGAAGACCTGGGTAGACAATCTGATAATGAGGGTAGCTGATATGTTCATAGCGGTTCCCCCGTTAGTGTTAGCCCTGAGCATATGCTCAATACTCCCTCCAAACATAATCAACGCGATGATGGCTGTCTCGCTCATGTGGTGGCCCTGGTACACTAGGCTAGTTTACAATACCACCGTCTCACTGAAGAACGAGTACTTCGTCCAAGCTGCGGAGATAATGGGAGCGAGTAAGCTACACATAATGTTCAGGGAGATACTGCCGAACGCCTTAGGACCAATACTGACGAAGCTAACCTTGGACGTGGGTTGGGTGATACTCATAGGCGCATCCCTCAGCTTCGTTGGGCTTGGAGCTCAACCGCCAACACCGGATCTCGGGACAATGGTCTCCGATGGGAGCAAGTACCTCCCCCAGTTCTGGTGGATAAGCATATTCCCAGCTCTAGCGATCTCCTTCATAATACTGGGCTTCAACCTGCTGGGTGATGGTATAAAGGACGCCTTATCAGGAGGGTGA
- a CDS encoding ABC transporter ATP-binding protein translates to MPLLEIRDLRVSYKTYRGILKVLNGVNFEVEKGEKVGIIGESGCGKTTTMKAVMRILPSNAMVEGGEILYNGRDILKMSESEFNSIRRRKFAMIFQDPTAALNPVFKVGDQLIDVLKQSKGDTKKYDRDLLKEEIIAAFKEVMLPDPERVFESYPFQLSGGMRQRVCIALALMTAEELLIADEPTTNLDVTIQDQILRLIKDLVDRRDLSVILISHALGAVRGLVERVYVMYAGTMVEASEVNELFRNPKHPYSRALISSAPRLTGGGVSQGIKGNVPDYLNPPAGCRFHPRCDSKTFACELDPPELFKLSGRSKVACYLYAER, encoded by the coding sequence ATGCCTCTGCTGGAGATAAGGGACTTGAGGGTCTCCTACAAGACCTACAGGGGGATCCTCAAGGTACTGAACGGGGTCAACTTCGAGGTTGAGAAGGGCGAGAAGGTAGGTATCATAGGGGAGTCAGGCTGCGGGAAGACCACCACTATGAAGGCAGTAATGAGGATACTCCCGAGTAACGCGATGGTCGAGGGAGGTGAGATCCTTTACAATGGCAGGGATATACTCAAGATGAGCGAGAGCGAGTTCAATAGCATTAGGAGGAGGAAGTTCGCGATGATATTTCAGGACCCAACTGCAGCACTTAATCCGGTGTTTAAGGTAGGAGATCAGCTCATAGATGTCCTGAAACAATCGAAAGGAGATACCAAGAAGTATGATAGGGATCTCCTGAAGGAGGAGATAATAGCGGCGTTCAAGGAGGTGATGCTCCCCGATCCCGAGAGGGTCTTCGAGAGCTATCCCTTCCAGCTAAGCGGGGGGATGAGGCAGAGGGTCTGCATAGCTCTGGCCTTAATGACAGCTGAGGAACTCTTGATAGCGGATGAGCCAACTACAAACCTGGACGTGACGATCCAGGATCAGATACTCAGGTTGATCAAGGACCTAGTTGATAGGAGGGACCTATCGGTGATCCTGATCAGCCACGCTCTAGGTGCTGTAAGGGGATTGGTGGAGAGAGTTTACGTCATGTACGCAGGTACGATGGTAGAGGCCTCTGAGGTCAACGAGCTCTTCAGGAACCCGAAGCACCCTTACTCGAGAGCCCTCATATCTTCAGCACCCAGGCTGACCGGAGGAGGGGTATCCCAGGGGATAAAGGGGAACGTCCCCGACTACCTCAACCCCCCGGCAGGGTGCAGGTTCCACCCCAGGTGCGACTCCAAGACATTCGCATGCGAGCTGGATCCCCCCGAGCTCTTCAAGTTAAGCGGGAGGAGCAAGGTAGCTTGCTACCTTTACGCTGAGAGATGA